The genomic window GGTTTTGGAATCCTTTTCTAAAAGTCGAACTCATTGCCTCATTTTATTTCCTAAGTGTGAAGCTGTGGTGAAGAGTGGTGGAGTGTggaggaatgcaagccaaaatgcAGACTCGTGTCAGATGTAATGGGAGGATTTTCCTGGCTGTTTGTATAATCTTCTTTATGGGATACACAGCACAAGGTAAAACTGTGAATGGTTGTTATTTCTATAATCCTCTTTCTAAACTGTGTAGCATAGGCCAAGTAAGTATATTACTGATTTGAAAGAATACTTGTAATTAGCCTTGAAGTGGAATAATAAAACCTACTTTTTATaaaattaaatctttttttttggttaaacttTCCATCAAGATAAGTTTTTGTAGAATGCCAATGATAAAATTGTTTTTGACAAGTGGATCTTTTCTATTCTCCTTATATAGACGATACATGTAGTTAgtattagtatttattttataaaaaacattatttaaatgaTGGACATGGCAAGTTACGGAAGTTCTATATAAATGTCTTAGCTAACTGTTTTTGTAGTGGCTGGAATATATCAGCATCACACTATGATCATAGTAATCTACAGATTTTTCTATCAACTGAGTCTAAAATACAGCAATCTAAAATGGATCTAAATTTCAGGAAGTAAGGACTTTATTGGAGTTGTTTCAATCAACAGTGAGGCTAATAAATCACCTGCAGACAATATATAAAATTACAAAATGTTACTTTGTAAAAGCAACTATGGTGCCCAATTTTGCCCTCATTTATACCCTGGCAatgcattgactttagtgggtttGTTTGGATGTCTATCTGATTGTTGAATGCAAGGTCTTAACAGTTAAGCAAATATTTGAGAAGATGCGTATTTCCTATATTATAGCTTCACTTGTTTCATGGGGAAATAGGAAATTTGTGTAAGTATGGGGAAGTTAAGGGTTTGATTCAATACAGCAAAAATTACAACACCGTGCACTAGAACAGTTAAAAGGAAATGTTGATTCACAATGACACAGACATTCTGTATTTATTTCTTACAAGAGACATTTAGTTTTCAAGCCACATATGTACAATTTCCTGTAGAGATATTATCACAGCGGTATGCATTAATTACCTACCTACTGGTGTTTTCATCCTAAATATTGTTTTCTTTGGATGACTATTACCTGAATTTTTTGCACACAAATTACTCGGGTGTGGTACATGTTACTTTTTACATCTATTAAAAACAGACTTTACTTTTAGTAATATACAAACAGAAGAAATAACAATGAAAAGGAAAAGGTACTATGAGAGAGACGTGGAATAATGGCTATTCGTATCTCTCCGAACACATTCTTTCTCCTGTAGATGAAATGTGTGCATCAGAAGATTGGAAGAGTGATTCAGTACAGTGTGGTAACAGACAATGTTAAAAGGAACTGTAATTACAGAGAAAAGACATTTCCAAAGAACAAAATGAAATTAGACTAAAATACCAAAAGAAGGAGAATATAACATGAGGCTTCAGATGCAATTAGTTAATGATATCAAAAGAAGGATGAAAAGTTGAATCCTAAATGTATTTTTGATGGTTTCAAGTGTTTCATTtgttgatttaatttttgttttgctcCTCTGAAATTTTTTTAAGAAAGCTTTTGCAGCGGAACCTTAGATGTAAATGTAGGTTAGACATtgtgggaggagaggaagtgaaAGAGCATCTGAAGAGTGTTTAGTGAACATCTGCAGCAGCTACTTTCCAAGAAGTCAGTAAATACGCACTGCAGTCTACGCTATAGGGCCTTATTATTAACGGGCAGATCACacagggagggttggggaggAAATCTCTGTGAGGATTCTTTAATGGAGATTACCTCAGTATTGTTCTGTTGAGGAGGTAGGTTACCTTTGGCAGAGTCTGGGGGATCTGCTGGAGGCTAGGACAATCCACAGGAAGGCTCTGTGTCTCTACACCTACTCTGGCACCTGGCAGCCAGAGTGTGCTTGGCACCTCACAAGACAGGACCCATGCTTTCCACATTTTTATGAGCCTTTCCATGCTGTATGTGTTCTTTTCATACATGTCCATTTAATTCTGAAATCTACTCCTTTGTGTTGTCATAAGAGACATGGAAGTTCATCTAGCTGTTTCATATGGAATTTCTTCAGTGTTTGGAAGATGTGCCCATATGAATATAATATGAGATACAGGAATATTACTGTGTGGTAGTActggttaatttaaaaatgtcttgTCAGAATTGTTTATGGTTGGGTAATCACTAAATATATACATATCATTATAACTATCAGCTTCCTGATCAGGAGGTCATAAAGTAAAATAGTCCATAATATTAACTACAGTAATTCATACTAATAATGTACGAATAATTTTATCAGGTGTTCCAGTGCAGAAAGCAAGATTCCAGAGGGTAAGATGCAGACCTGACATCTCGTCTGCTAACTGCATTGAAGAAAAAGGACCGTTGTTTGAAATTTCTGAAAGTGGAGCTAACAGAATCCTCCCTCCCAAGGCTGATCCATTTCTGTAAGTAAATGAATTGTCCCTTCAGTATTTATGGTTGGCAtcaataagttttcagtattcttAGCTCAGGCGCTTACATCTTTGACTTTTAATGTACATAAGAACcaccatactggtcagaccaatggtccgtctatCCCAGtgtctgtcttccaacagtggccaatgccaggtgcttcagagggaatgaacagaacaaggaaccATTGAGTTATCCAGCCCGTCTCATCCACTtcgagcttctggcaaacagaggctagggacactcagaacatGGGGTTTCATCTCtgaccatcatggctaatagccattgatggacctatcctccatgaatatcgagttcttttttaaacactgttataattttggctatctatctatctatctatctatctatctatctatctatctatctatctatctatctatctatctatctatctatctatctaatgttatacattttatttcctttgcatgTTGAAagagtattaatttttaaaagtgatagtACAAACATGGTTAAGATTTTGACATTTACAATAGACTGATGTGGATGTTGATCATATTTCATTAAAGTCTAAGGAGACAAACTGGTATATTGTATAGGATTTGTCAGAGTCAATCAGATCAATGCCCATTAAATTTGGTATCCCATCTCATGCAGTGACAAATTCTCAGTATTTCTAATGAGGGCAGAATCCAGCCCCCGTTTTCAGCAATACACCTAGCCACTTGTGCAATATTATATATGGTGATCTGGAACGGAAATACTGTTTCCTGATATCTTTGATGATTAGCATATGTTCTTAAACCTGAGGCTTGAATGCCATTATTTTAGCTTGTATGATCATAAATGTTGTTGGTCATaaaatttccctttaaaaaaaatctgttgatgGTATTTGACCTCCTTAGCAGTCAGTTCTCAATTTGACTGCATGCTGTGTAAAGTATTTCTCTCTATTGATCTAAATTCACCTGCCATTAAGGGTTAGGACTCTTGCTAATCCCAAGGAATGTAAACTCCTTAAGCAATGGATATAAGGATTTTTGGCCCAAAAGGGCACTTTACCAGGAAAGAAAGGTCTGTGATTCCAGGGAGGAGTGGCTGTGTTGGCCTTCCGAgacaaaggccttgtctacactaccgggtaagtcgacctaagttatgctgCTCCAGCTACGTAAATAATGTAGCTTTGGTCGACTTACTGTAGTGTTTACACCATGCTGtgttgacaggagatgctctcccattgacttactttactcttctcattctgatggagtaccggagtcgaccgGAGACCGCTCTACAGTTGATTTTGCAGGTTTTCATTAGACTCGCTAAACCAACCCCCGCTGCATTGATCCCCAGTAAGTCTAGACATGGTCAAAGCCTCTCCTGCCTATTCCCAGCTGAGAGCCACTCCTTTTTTCTCCTGGGCTGCCTTTAAGCCTCACTACCCCTCTTGGGTGCTGCTGATTCTACCACTGCCTCGTATTGAGATAACCTGCTTAATACTTGGAGTTTAAAATCATAACTTTGCTggatactaaaaatcatgagcttaataaagacactggattcatGGCTTATTGCAACAATCTGTTACCCACTAAACCATCTTTTTATCCCATGACTAGGGGTATTAAGGGGCTACTTCACCTTGAATGTTCTCTTAGTTGAGCATACGTAGTTCACACACATTCTATCTGTTTGACcatgtatttagctatgacactctgattacatttcccagacctgtctctctcaccaactgaagttggtccagtggAAGATATTACTTCACACACCTGGTCTCTCATTGAGAAAAGGTGCAGTTCAGTATCAGCTGATGAGTGTTAAGCAGAATGGGACAATCGCATTTGTCTTTATGAATAAATTGTATTATGATTTTTCTCGTattttcaggataaagagatttcaGGAGCAAcctgatattttctctctttatgGTGAGGAATCTGGATCTGGGGCTGATGACATACCTGAAACAGAATCAGAATCTGGGTCAGGAATTGATTACAATGTTGAGTATCCTAACTTGTCATCTTCTGGCTTGGTGCAAAAAGAGGAGTGGAAGCAAGAACTAACAAATGAAGATTTAGTGCTGTAAGAAAGAAGACTTTATCTCTATCATGATGATTATTTACAGCACTTCTTCTATGTTGTATAACTAAGTGATTAGTCTTAGGACAAACAGTTTTATAAAAATTATAATCCAACAAAAGTGCCTTATAATCTTTACTGCTTTTCTTTGCtaaaaaaatctttgttaaaTGTGACC from Gopherus flavomarginatus isolate rGopFla2 chromosome 6, rGopFla2.mat.asm, whole genome shotgun sequence includes these protein-coding regions:
- the SRGN gene encoding serglycin; its protein translation is MQAKMQTRVRCNGRIFLAVCIIFFMGYTAQGVPVQKARFQRVRCRPDISSANCIEEKGPLFEISESGANRILPPKADPFLIKRFQEQPDIFSLYGEESGSGADDIPETESESGSGIDYNVEYPNLSSSGLVQKEEWKQELTNEDLVL